A genomic window from Glycine soja cultivar W05 chromosome 10, ASM419377v2, whole genome shotgun sequence includes:
- the LOC114370136 gene encoding zeatin O-glucosyltransferase-like has protein sequence MASSGKILPHQTQVVAVLIPFAAQGHLNQLLHLSRLILSHNIAVHYVCTATNIRQATLRDKNSISNIHFHGFEVPPFASPPPNPNNEETDFPSHLIPSFEASSHLREPVRNLLQSLSSQAKRVIVIHDAAMASVAQDATNMPNVENYTFQITCAFTTFVYLWDKMGRPSVEGLHVPEIPSMEGCFTPQFMDFIIAQRDFDKFSDGYIYNTSRAIEGSYIESMERISGGKKIWALGPFNPLAIEKKESKGRHLCMEWLDKQDPNSVIYVSFGTTTSFKEDQIEQIATGLEQSKQKFIWVLRDADKGDIFDGNETKRYELPNGFEERIKGIGLIVRDWAPQLEILSHTSTGGFMSHCGWNSCLESITMGVPIASWPMHSDQPRNTVLITQVLKVGLVVKDWAQRNALVTASVVEKVVRRLIETEEGDEIRQRAVRLKNAIHRSKDEGGVSHLEMESFIAHITN, from the coding sequence ATGGCTTCGAGTGGAAAAATCCTTCCTCACCAAACCCAAGTGGTGGCTGTTCTCATACCGTTCGCTGCACAAGGCCATCTCAATCAGCTTCTGCACCTCTCACGCCTAATCTTATCACACAACATAGCAGTCCATTATGTATGCACTGCCACAAACATTCGCCAAGCCACACTTCGAGACAAAAACTCCATTTCCAACATTCATTTCCATGGCTTCGAAGTTCCACCCTTTGCTTCTCCTCCTCCCAACCCCAACAATGAAGAAACTGATTTCCCATCTCATCTAATTCCTTCCTTTGAGGCCTCTTCGCATCTTCGCGAGCCTGTGAGGAATCTTCTTCAGTCCCTCTCATCTCAAGCCAAAAGGGTCATTGTCATCCATGATGCCGCAATGGCATCGGTGGCACAAGATGCCACAAACATGCCAAATGTTGAGAATTACACTTTTCAAATCACGTGTGCCTTTACCACCTTCGTGTATCTTTGGGATAAAATGGGAAGGCCCTCGGTTGAAGGCTTGCATGTACCAGAAATTCCTTCCATGGAAGGATGCTTCACACCCCAATTCATGGATTTCATTATTGCACAGAGAGATTTCGACAAATTTAGTGATGGATACATCTACAACACAAGCAGGGCAATTGAAGGTTCTTACATTGAGTCGATGGAGCGCATCAGTGGTGGCAAGAAGATTTGGGCACTGGGACCATTCAACCCTTTAGCCATTGAGAAGAAAGAATCAAAAGGAAGACACTTATGCATGGAATGGCTTGACAAACAAGATCCAAATTCAGTCATATATGTGTCTTTTGGGACCACAACAAGCTTTAaagaggatcaaattgaacaGATTGCAACTGGGTTGGAACAAAGCAAGCAGAAGTTCATATGGGTGCTGAGAGATGCTGATAAAGGAGACATCTTTGAtggaaatgaaacaaaaaggtatGAGCTTCCAAATGGGTTTGAGGAGAGGATTAAAGGCATAGGGCTAATTGTGAGAGATTGGGCACCCCAATTGGAAATTCTGAGCCACACTTCAACAGGGGGGTTTATGAGTCATTGTGGATGGAACTCCTGCTTAGAGAGCATAACCATGGGGGTGCCAATAGCATCATGGCCTATGCACTCTGACCAGCCAAGAAACACTGTTTTGATAACACAGGTGCTCAAGGTTGGTTTGGTTGTGAAGGATTGGGCACAAAGGAATGCATTGGTGACTGCGTCAGTTGTTGAGAAGGTTGTCAGAAGGTTGATTGAAACAGAGGAAGGTGATGAGATACGACAGAGAGCAGTGAGGCTTAAAAATGCCATCCATAGGTCCAAAGATGAAGGTGGAGTTTCTCACCTGGAAATGGAGTCTTTCATAGCTCATATCACTAATTAG